TCGATATTTGGGAGCCTTTGCAGGTAACTTGAGATAAGACATGTTCTTGTCTTCATAATCCCATAGAAAAGACGTGTGGTGTATCCATCGGTTCTTGGTTATAGATTGAGCGTTTCCACCAAATTTGCGATCACCAAACGCATAATCTTTGAGTACAGAGGAAAAAATAACTTGATCAGAAATTCATTAAACATCTTGAAATTTAAACAGACTTTAAATAAACCGTTGAATTAACCGCAACTCTGCACTATAAATTTTATGTATAAATATAACATGCAAAAAATGAGTGGTTCTAGAAACATTGTTAATATACCATTTTCACGGAGATGGAAATCGGCAAGCCCTTCAAAAACTTTACCATACAAAAGACCACTCCATGACATAATGGGACGGGGAAAGGGTTGAACATTTGGAACGGCGTCTTTATTGCATATCAGTGTAACAAATATAGTGCCATTGTCAACAATAACAGTTCCTCCCCCAGTAAACCTTCTGATGATAGGTATATGATCTCGCAACACAGATTTGGCTTCAACAAGTTCTGAAAGTTTCCTACGCAAAATATTTCACATTGACATTAGGTATTTCTTCTCATGTTCGGAGGGAAGAAAGAAGGACGAGttgcataaataaaataaattaacaattAATTTTTAGAATGCATTCTCCGGAGATTTTCAAAGACCATTCACACAGAAGAAGCGAGAATAATATGTTCTCCCATTTTGTTGAAATTATTATTACAAATAAAAACTTGACATTTCACACTTCATTTCCTTTCCTTCCATCCAAAAGAGTTAAGGAAAATGGATACGATAACATCGAAGAACCAAACTTATTAATATACAAAACGGAAAAACATTGCTAAAGAATTTCAAAAAACACACTCAAAATTTGTTCTTAGCTATGTAGCACAAACACTTCAAGTACAAGGCATGTCCAAGACAATTACACATGTGGTTATATTCAATCACTTCCattgttttaaattaaaatcgGTGGCTACATGTTAGTATCGGATGTCGGTGTTTCATTGTTACaagatcaaacaacttccatgaAAGTTCATTCCGCAAAAACACTTGGGCATTCCGCAAAATAAAACACAACTTCCATGAACTTGGTTCTCTTTAGTGATTTAAGCACCCAATTTTAAGTTTAATAAACAGCAATATATAGTACATGATCAGACTATTATAGGACAGAAATCAACAACACTTCATGCTTTTCTGTTATCACATGTGC
The Vicia villosa cultivar HV-30 ecotype Madison, WI linkage group LG6, Vvil1.0, whole genome shotgun sequence genome window above contains:
- the LOC131608840 gene encoding uncharacterized protein LOC131608840 isoform X2, encoding MMELLPLQLLWACLELVEAKSVLRDHIPIIRRFTGGGTVIVDNGTIFVTLICNKDAVPNVQPFPRPIMSWSGLLYGKVFEGLADFHLRENDYAFGDRKFGGNAQSITKNRWIHHTSFLWDYEDKNMSYLKLPAKAPKYRLTRDHTDFICRMKEHMPRSEFIERTIKAVGDEFSVNPVSLESINIDSVSEYVHTTKLLTEQEIREASILQT